Proteins from a single region of Runella sp. SP2:
- a CDS encoding replication-associated recombination protein A has translation MPAPLPERMRPRTLEDFIGQPRLLGRNGALKRALENNLIPSMILWGPPGVGKTTLALLIAETTKRVFHSLSAISSGVKELREVLARPSGLFPPIVFIDEIHRYNKSQQDALLGAVEKGQITLIGATTENPSFEINSALLSRCQVYILEGLGQDELIKMLHQAAEKDEILKTKTIQFDSYDALLRLSGGDGRKLLNLLELVVNAHFHENPIVINDDTVTEVAQQNLARYDKSGEQHYDIISAFIKSMRGSDPNAALYWMARMIHAGEDPVFIARRMLILASEDIGNANPTAMIMANACVDAVKAIGFPESRIILSQVVVYLATSPKSNASYVAINEALELAEKTAHLPVPLHLRNAPTKLMKEIGYGKNYKYAHNYEGNFTPLDFLPDELKGTKLYEPGQNARENEIRKSLQKWWGDWYGY, from the coding sequence ATGCCAGCACCCCTACCCGAACGTATGCGCCCGCGCACCCTTGAGGATTTCATTGGTCAACCTCGACTATTAGGTCGAAACGGTGCCTTAAAACGAGCCCTTGAAAACAACCTGATTCCGTCCATGATTTTGTGGGGGCCTCCAGGGGTCGGTAAAACAACTTTGGCGCTCCTTATTGCCGAAACCACCAAGCGGGTTTTTCATTCGCTTAGTGCGATTAGTTCGGGCGTAAAAGAGCTGCGCGAAGTGTTGGCAAGGCCGTCGGGATTGTTTCCTCCTATTGTGTTTATTGACGAAATTCACCGCTACAACAAGAGTCAGCAAGACGCTTTACTAGGGGCGGTAGAAAAAGGCCAAATTACGCTCATTGGTGCTACCACCGAAAACCCGTCGTTTGAAATCAACTCTGCGTTGTTATCGCGTTGTCAGGTCTATATTTTAGAAGGGCTGGGGCAAGATGAACTCATCAAAATGCTGCACCAAGCTGCCGAAAAAGACGAAATTTTAAAAACAAAAACCATTCAATTTGATTCCTACGACGCCCTACTTCGTTTGTCGGGCGGAGACGGCCGTAAGCTGCTTAATTTGTTGGAGTTGGTGGTCAATGCCCATTTTCACGAAAACCCCATCGTGATTAACGACGATACCGTAACGGAAGTGGCGCAGCAAAATTTGGCACGATACGACAAATCAGGAGAACAGCACTACGACATCATTTCAGCTTTTATAAAATCAATGCGCGGCAGCGACCCCAACGCAGCGCTGTACTGGATGGCTCGCATGATTCACGCGGGCGAAGACCCTGTGTTTATTGCCCGACGGATGTTGATTTTGGCTTCGGAAGACATTGGAAACGCCAATCCCACCGCTATGATTATGGCCAACGCCTGCGTAGATGCCGTAAAAGCGATTGGTTTCCCCGAATCACGCATTATTTTGTCTCAAGTGGTGGTGTATTTGGCGACTTCTCCCAAAAGTAACGCTAGTTATGTGGCCATTAACGAAGCCTTAGAATTGGCCGAAAAAACGGCGCATTTGCCCGTCCCGTTGCACCTGCGCAATGCACCCACTAAGTTGATGAAAGAAATTGGCTACGGCAAAAACTACAAGTACGCGCACAATTACGAAGGCAATTTTACGCCTCTGGACTTTTTACCTGATGAATTGAAGGGAACAAAGCTCTACGAACCTGGCCAAAATGCCCGCGAAAACGAAATCCGAAAAAGCCTGCAAAAATGGTGGGGGGATTGGTACGGTTATTA
- a CDS encoding type II toxin-antitoxin system RelE/ParE family toxin: protein MIQSIRHKGLLQYYTEGNGSKLPAQYLRKINRILDQLDAVSSVDDIQAMGLGIHKLTGDLADFWSIKVTPNYRIIFRFEGGDIHDIDFLDYH, encoded by the coding sequence ATGATACAGTCCATTCGGCACAAAGGCTTGTTACAATACTATACCGAAGGCAATGGTTCAAAGCTACCCGCCCAATATTTGCGAAAGATTAACCGTATATTAGACCAGTTAGACGCGGTTTCATCGGTTGATGATATTCAGGCAATGGGTTTAGGTATTCACAAACTTACAGGCGATTTGGCAGATTTTTGGTCTATCAAAGTTACCCCCAACTATCGGATTATCTTTCGATTTGAAGGGGGCGATATTCACGACATAGATTTTTTAGATTATCACTAA
- a CDS encoding HigA family addiction module antitoxin, which produces MLKRNLPPVHPGEILREDYINEHNLTITEVAEGLGIARANLSAIVNGRAGISPEMAVKLAEAFGNTPQFWGNLQKNYELWHAERTVNRSKIRHFWEEWKSVQPT; this is translated from the coding sequence ATGTTAAAGCGCAACTTACCGCCAGTTCACCCAGGGGAAATATTACGGGAAGATTACATTAACGAACATAATTTGACCATTACGGAAGTAGCGGAAGGTTTGGGCATTGCCCGTGCTAATTTATCGGCCATCGTCAACGGACGAGCAGGGATAAGCCCCGAAATGGCCGTAAAGTTGGCCGAGGCGTTTGGCAATACCCCACAATTTTGGGGAAATTTGCAGAAAAACTACGAACTTTGGCACGCCGAACGCACGGTAAACCGCTCAAAAATTCGTCATTTTTGGGAAGAATGGAAGAGCGTACAGCCGACCTAA
- a CDS encoding GNAT family N-acetyltransferase codes for MALYRIATSNDIETIAHLHAASWKTTYRGMLSDDYLDNHVTADRIKVWTERIEQPAENQRIILCVDDQERAMGFVCAYGSSTDPFGTFIDNLHAAPELKGRGVGRKLMRKVYEWSLEVYHQPKLYLKVLEDNLPARGFYEKVGGTNQATLTEIMPGGSTVKACRFVWDTFEF; via the coding sequence ATGGCGCTCTATCGCATTGCTACTTCCAACGATATTGAAACCATTGCTCACCTTCACGCGGCGAGCTGGAAGACAACGTACCGAGGTATGTTGTCGGACGACTACCTCGACAATCATGTAACAGCCGACCGAATTAAGGTCTGGACCGAACGAATTGAACAACCCGCCGAAAACCAACGCATTATTTTATGTGTGGATGACCAAGAGAGAGCTATGGGGTTTGTTTGTGCTTATGGTAGCTCAACCGACCCTTTCGGTACATTTATTGATAACCTACACGCGGCGCCTGAGTTGAAAGGAAGAGGGGTTGGAAGGAAGTTGATGCGGAAAGTCTATGAGTGGAGCCTCGAGGTTTATCATCAGCCGAAGTTGTATCTTAAAGTGTTGGAAGACAATCTTCCTGCACGAGGTTTTTACGAGAAAGTAGGAGGAACTAATCAGGCGACCCTCACTGAGATAATGCCAGGGGGAAGCACCGTAAAGGCTTGTCGATTTGTGTGGGATACTTTTGAATTTTAA
- a CDS encoding RNA polymerase sigma factor, translated as MPRFHLTTQEEVTLWNQFRQDDEAAFAKLYQCYVQLLYNYCTQFSVDKALIKDCIHDLFVELWQHRHTLGDTTSVRYYLMASIKRKLVRHLNAQQKNTSSEEIPLEYHHLYTASAESYVIAQEEYLQTNRNLNEAMERLPRRQREAIFLKFYVNMTNEEISNFMKINIQSVYNLVFGALTSMKKQLSAEHVIV; from the coding sequence ATGCCCCGGTTTCATCTAACTACTCAGGAAGAGGTAACTCTTTGGAATCAGTTTCGTCAAGACGACGAGGCAGCGTTTGCAAAACTTTATCAATGTTACGTTCAGCTTTTGTACAACTATTGTACGCAATTTAGTGTCGATAAAGCTTTGATTAAAGATTGTATTCACGATTTGTTTGTAGAACTTTGGCAACACCGTCACACGCTTGGTGACACCACATCGGTTCGTTATTATTTGATGGCTTCGATTAAACGTAAATTGGTTCGCCATCTCAATGCTCAACAAAAAAATACGAGCAGCGAAGAAATTCCTTTGGAGTACCACCACCTTTACACTGCTTCGGCGGAGTCGTACGTAATCGCTCAAGAAGAGTATTTACAAACCAACCGTAACCTCAACGAAGCCATGGAGCGCCTCCCACGCCGTCAGCGCGAGGCCATTTTCTTGAAGTTCTATGTCAATATGACCAACGAAGAAATTTCAAACTTCATGAAAATTAATATCCAGTCGGTGTATAACTTGGTTTTTGGCGCTTTGACAAGCATGAAGAAGCAATTATCGGCTGAGCACGTAATTGTTTAA
- the ade gene encoding adenine deaminase yields the protein MRFTANLLNVFDHIISYAEIDVEDTRIVNISILGGERIGAPYVLPGFIDAHVHIESSMLTPVQFARLAVVHGTVGTVSDPHEIGNVLGVKGVEYMIEDSRRVPFKFCFGAPSCVPATTFETAGATISVKEVRQLLALKEIGYLAEMMNFPGVLNEDPEVMMKIQWANAFNKPIDGHAPGLRGEAAKKYIETGITTDHECFTYDEAFEKIQLGLEYVLIREGSAAKNFEALIPLMAQYSSRLMFCSDDKHPDNLVDGHINQLVKRALAKGYKLFDVLRAACVNPVLHYRLPVGLLREGDSADFIIVDNLNDFTILETYINGEKIADRGTSLLPDLRSPIVNQFDCQPCQASDLAIPAPSTFLTLKVIEALDGQLITNLLEVPARVETGYIVSDTERDILKIAVINRYQPAPVAIGFITNFGLTQGALASSVAHDSHNIIAVGCDDESLAKAINLVIEAQGGVSAVNSDGSGHTLPLPIAGLMSDMDGYEVANQYTALDSFVKQTLNSTLASPFMTLSFMGLLVIPFLKMSDLGLFDGSTFQFTKLYSEN from the coding sequence ATGCGATTTACTGCCAACCTCCTCAATGTGTTTGATCACATTATTTCTTATGCCGAAATCGACGTTGAAGACACCCGTATCGTCAACATTTCTATTCTTGGAGGAGAACGAATAGGTGCTCCCTACGTACTACCTGGTTTTATTGATGCCCACGTCCACATCGAAAGCTCAATGCTTACGCCAGTTCAATTTGCCCGTTTGGCAGTAGTACATGGCACAGTCGGGACAGTTTCTGACCCTCATGAAATTGGGAATGTGCTGGGCGTAAAAGGCGTCGAATACATGATTGAGGATAGCCGAAGAGTGCCCTTTAAATTTTGCTTTGGAGCGCCCTCGTGCGTACCTGCGACCACTTTCGAAACCGCTGGGGCGACTATTTCCGTCAAAGAAGTTCGACAATTGTTGGCATTAAAGGAAATTGGATATTTGGCCGAAATGATGAACTTCCCTGGGGTTCTCAACGAAGACCCAGAAGTAATGATGAAGATTCAGTGGGCCAATGCCTTCAATAAACCCATCGACGGCCACGCACCTGGGCTTCGGGGTGAGGCCGCAAAAAAGTACATTGAAACGGGCATTACCACCGACCACGAATGTTTTACATACGACGAAGCATTTGAAAAAATCCAGCTTGGACTCGAATACGTCTTGATTCGGGAAGGAAGTGCCGCCAAAAATTTTGAAGCGCTTATTCCACTGATGGCGCAGTATTCTTCCCGACTGATGTTTTGTTCGGACGACAAGCACCCTGACAACTTGGTCGATGGCCACATCAATCAACTGGTGAAACGTGCTTTGGCCAAGGGCTACAAGCTTTTCGATGTTTTGCGGGCGGCTTGTGTCAATCCTGTTTTGCACTATCGTCTGCCCGTGGGGCTGCTTCGAGAAGGCGATTCGGCTGACTTTATCATTGTGGACAACCTCAATGACTTTACCATTCTCGAAACTTATATCAATGGCGAAAAAATAGCCGACCGTGGCACGTCTCTTTTGCCTGATTTGCGCAGTCCAATCGTCAATCAGTTTGATTGCCAGCCTTGCCAAGCATCCGATTTAGCTATTCCTGCTCCTAGTACTTTTCTTACTTTAAAAGTCATTGAAGCCCTAGATGGCCAATTAATCACCAACCTACTTGAGGTACCCGCCCGCGTCGAAACGGGATATATTGTTTCTGATACCGAGCGGGATATTCTCAAAATTGCGGTCATAAATCGTTATCAACCCGCCCCTGTTGCCATCGGTTTTATTACCAATTTTGGACTTACGCAAGGGGCATTGGCTTCGTCGGTGGCGCACGATTCGCACAACATTATTGCGGTGGGTTGCGATGACGAAAGCCTTGCCAAAGCCATTAATTTGGTCATTGAAGCCCAAGGCGGCGTCAGTGCCGTAAATAGCGACGGAAGTGGTCATACTTTACCTTTACCTATTGCAGGATTAATGTCGGATATGGACGGCTACGAGGTCGCAAATCAATATACAGCCCTCGATTCTTTTGTTAAGCAAACATTAAATTCTACGCTTGCATCCCCTTTTATGACATTATCGTTTATGGGGCTACTTGTAATTCCTTTTCTGAAAATGAGTGATTTAGGACTATTTGATGGGAGTACATTTCAATTCACCAAATTATATTCTGAAAATTAA
- a CDS encoding NAD(P)-dependent oxidoreductase — protein MNSSPIIAVVGGTGKSGAYLVQELLRQGFRLKLLIRNAFSRDLPLFYNQPTVEIINGNVQDYEVVRQLIQGCDAVISTLGLGIPNSEPTIFSQSTQNILRAMNECSIERYIVTTGLNVDTPFDQKSAKTQFSTEWMKTNFPLSTADKQREYELLRDSKVQWTLVRLPLIELIDSRKDVLISTEDMLGEKISATDLACFLITQLSDRTYWKKAPFIGSV, from the coding sequence ATGAATTCTTCCCCAATTATTGCCGTGGTAGGCGGCACAGGTAAATCAGGCGCTTATTTAGTACAAGAATTGCTTCGACAAGGTTTTCGTTTAAAATTATTGATTCGCAATGCTTTTTCGCGAGACTTGCCTTTGTTTTATAACCAGCCTACGGTAGAAATTATTAATGGTAATGTCCAAGATTATGAAGTCGTGCGTCAGTTGATTCAAGGCTGCGACGCGGTGATAAGTACGTTGGGTTTGGGTATCCCTAATAGTGAACCTACAATCTTTAGCCAATCCACACAAAATATACTTAGAGCGATGAACGAGTGTAGCATCGAACGGTATATTGTGACCACAGGATTAAACGTGGATACGCCTTTTGACCAAAAAAGCGCTAAAACGCAGTTCTCAACTGAATGGATGAAAACCAATTTTCCGCTTTCTACGGCCGATAAACAACGAGAATATGAACTTTTAAGGGACAGTAAAGTGCAATGGACATTGGTTCGGCTTCCACTTATTGAGCTGATAGATAGTCGGAAGGACGTTCTAATAAGTACAGAAGACATGCTGGGTGAAAAAATTAGTGCAACCGATTTGGCGTGCTTTCTAATAACTCAACTCAGTGACCGTACATATTGGAAAAAAGCTCCGTTTATTGGCTCAGTATGA
- a CDS encoding DUF5916 domain-containing protein: MRLLLLLCLPLFAFAQTAPPYQVKFTTEKIKIDGVLDEQTWAAIPTIGTFWQYFPSDTLKAVYKTEVKLTFDDKNIYVSAKCHAQHKNYVVLSYRRDYRAGSNDNVSFIFDTFNDRTNAFLFGTNPLGVMREALLYNGATDNTFFSEFWDNKWTAESKIYDNYWTTEVAIPFTTLRFKEGTTQWLFKSYRFDTQINEQSTVVQIPQNQLIMNLGYSIPIVFEKPLRKTGANISLIPYIAAGNSQDFVNRNNPNNGTRFNVGGDAKIAVTSGLNLDLTVNPDFSNVEADRQIINLTRFDINLPEQRQFFLENSDLFSGFGSYVINPFLPPQGNLGGAGNQILSPFFSRQIGIAKDSTTGLGVPNRIVYGARLSGKLDDNWRIGLLNAQTADDEFKGISGANFAVASVQRKVFSRSNIAAIFVNKQTLHPEMGRNLSSFNRVGGLEYNFTSRDSRWQGKAYYHQSFSENKQKDAFANGFSLMYSVLKYTFRWAHDWVGKGYDAEVGFVPRKDFLRINPTLGFSFYPRTRLVNRYSVGVALEQYSMPNVGVTDRTAGPFLSMSFQSSARMLLSLNQNYTYLFSDFDALRSNGKLPSLRKGGSYTYYNASLNYFSDQRKKWWLFAQPLIGQYYDGTIVSLAGSINYRYQPYIALAMNFTYNRINLPIGDNNVFLLGPRLDWTFSKKVFLTTFLQYNSQFENMNVNTRFQWRFAPVSDFFLVYIDNYNTVNGQSRNRSIQAKLTYWFNL; encoded by the coding sequence ATGAGACTTTTACTGCTATTGTGCTTGCCTCTTTTTGCTTTTGCCCAAACTGCGCCGCCCTATCAAGTCAAGTTTACGACGGAGAAAATAAAAATTGACGGTGTGCTTGATGAACAAACGTGGGCGGCTATTCCTACAATTGGGACGTTTTGGCAGTATTTCCCGTCGGATACGCTCAAGGCAGTTTACAAAACCGAAGTAAAATTGACCTTTGATGACAAAAATATCTACGTCAGTGCTAAATGCCATGCGCAACATAAAAACTACGTGGTTTTGTCGTATCGGCGGGATTATCGGGCAGGCAGCAACGACAACGTGAGTTTTATCTTCGATACGTTCAACGATCGCACCAATGCCTTTCTGTTTGGCACCAATCCTTTGGGCGTCATGCGGGAGGCATTGTTGTACAATGGAGCTACCGACAATACATTCTTCAGTGAGTTTTGGGACAATAAATGGACGGCCGAGTCGAAAATTTACGACAACTATTGGACTACCGAAGTTGCTATTCCCTTTACAACTTTGCGTTTTAAAGAAGGGACAACGCAGTGGTTGTTTAAAAGCTATCGTTTTGATACCCAAATTAATGAGCAAAGTACGGTAGTTCAAATACCCCAAAATCAATTGATTATGAATTTGGGGTATTCCATTCCCATTGTTTTTGAAAAACCACTGCGTAAAACGGGGGCGAACATTTCGTTGATTCCGTACATCGCGGCGGGTAATTCGCAGGATTTTGTGAATCGCAATAACCCCAACAACGGCACGCGTTTTAACGTGGGCGGTGACGCTAAAATCGCCGTGACGTCGGGACTAAATCTGGACTTAACGGTGAATCCTGATTTCTCGAATGTCGAAGCCGACCGCCAGATTATTAACCTCACTCGTTTTGACATAAACCTTCCCGAGCAGCGCCAGTTTTTTCTCGAAAATTCCGACTTGTTTTCGGGCTTTGGCAGCTACGTTATCAATCCTTTTTTGCCTCCTCAAGGCAATTTGGGCGGAGCAGGAAACCAAATTTTAAGTCCCTTTTTCTCTCGTCAAATTGGGATTGCCAAAGATTCGACCACGGGTTTGGGCGTACCGAATCGCATTGTGTATGGAGCGCGCTTGAGTGGTAAGTTGGATGATAACTGGCGCATAGGTTTGTTGAATGCCCAAACAGCCGACGACGAGTTTAAAGGGATTTCGGGCGCTAATTTTGCCGTGGCGTCGGTGCAGAGGAAGGTGTTTAGTCGCTCTAACATTGCCGCTATTTTTGTCAATAAACAAACCTTACACCCCGAAATGGGGCGGAATTTGTCAAGTTTCAACCGCGTGGGAGGATTAGAGTACAATTTCACGTCACGAGACAGCCGTTGGCAAGGCAAAGCGTATTATCACCAATCATTCAGCGAAAACAAACAAAAAGATGCGTTTGCCAACGGCTTTTCGTTGATGTACAGCGTCCTGAAATACACCTTTCGTTGGGCGCACGACTGGGTAGGAAAGGGCTACGACGCCGAAGTGGGCTTTGTGCCACGCAAGGACTTTTTGCGTATCAATCCAACGCTCGGATTTTCGTTTTACCCCCGTACTCGCTTGGTCAATCGGTACAGTGTAGGAGTAGCGCTGGAGCAATATTCGATGCCTAACGTGGGTGTCACCGACCGTACAGCAGGGCCATTTTTGTCGATGTCGTTTCAAAGTTCCGCACGAATGCTCTTATCGTTGAACCAAAACTATACCTATCTATTCTCCGATTTTGATGCTTTGCGCAGTAATGGAAAATTGCCGTCGTTGCGAAAAGGAGGAAGTTATACGTACTACAATGCGTCGTTGAATTACTTCTCTGACCAGCGTAAAAAATGGTGGTTGTTTGCCCAGCCGCTCATTGGGCAGTATTATGACGGAACAATTGTGAGTTTAGCGGGTTCTATTAATTACCGTTATCAACCTTACATCGCATTGGCAATGAATTTTACGTACAACCGTATCAATCTTCCGATTGGTGACAACAACGTGTTTTTGTTAGGACCTCGGTTAGACTGGACGTTTTCAAAAAAAGTGTTTTTGACGACTTTTTTGCAATACAACAGTCAGTTTGAGAATATGAACGTCAACACCCGTTTTCAATGGCGTTTTGCGCCCGTATCGGATTTCTTTTTGGTGTATATTGACAATTACAATACGGTCAACGGCCAATCAAGAAACCGCTCTATTCAAGCAAAATTGACCTATTGGTTCAATTTGTAG
- the lepA gene encoding translation elongation factor 4, translating into MKNIRNFCIIAHIDHGKSTLADRLLEFTKTVTDRQMQAQLLDDMDLERERGITIKSHAIQMDYMYKGEKYTLNLIDTPGHVDFSYEVSRSIAACEGALLLVDASQGVEAQTISNLYLAMNQGLVIIPVLNKIDLPGAMPEEVKDEMEDLLACDRNDIIPASGKAGIGIEDILNAIVERVPAPSGNPDAELQALIFDSVFNSYRGIEVIFRVQNGSIRKGDKVKFVATGKEYNADEIGTLRLEKEPKDVIECGDVGYLISGIKVAKEVKVGDTITHTEKPSKEPIKGFEEVKPMVFAGLYPVETSEFEEMREAMEKLQLNDAALVWEPETSAALGFGFRCGFLGMLHMEIVQERLEREFDMTVITTVPSVKFKVVTTKGAELEVSAPSEMPEPTYISWIEEPFIKAQIITKSEYIGPILKLCMDKRGLLKNQNYLTAERVELIFEMPLAEVVFDFFDKLKTISRGYASLDYELLDYRESDMIKLDVMLNGDGVDALSAIVHRTKAYEWGKKLCEKLRELIPRQMFEIAIQAAIGQKIIARETVKAMRKDVLAKCYGGDISRKRKLLEKQKKGKKRMRQVGSVEIPQEAFMAVLKIN; encoded by the coding sequence ATGAAGAATATTCGTAATTTTTGCATTATTGCCCACATTGACCACGGCAAAAGTACCTTAGCCGACCGCTTGTTGGAGTTTACCAAAACGGTTACTGACCGTCAGATGCAGGCCCAGCTGTTAGATGATATGGATTTGGAACGCGAACGGGGTATCACCATCAAGAGCCACGCCATCCAAATGGACTACATGTATAAAGGGGAAAAATATACCTTAAACCTCATTGATACACCAGGCCACGTTGACTTTAGCTACGAAGTATCGCGCTCGATTGCGGCCTGCGAAGGTGCGTTGCTTTTGGTGGATGCTTCGCAAGGCGTAGAAGCGCAGACGATTTCTAACCTTTACTTGGCCATGAACCAAGGGTTGGTGATTATTCCTGTGTTGAACAAAATTGACCTTCCTGGCGCAATGCCTGAAGAGGTAAAAGATGAGATGGAAGACCTCCTCGCCTGCGACCGCAATGACATTATTCCAGCCTCAGGAAAAGCGGGCATTGGGATTGAAGATATTCTAAATGCCATTGTAGAGCGAGTGCCTGCACCGTCAGGAAATCCAGATGCGGAACTCCAAGCCTTGATTTTTGACTCGGTTTTTAACTCATACCGTGGAATTGAGGTAATTTTCCGTGTTCAAAACGGAAGCATTCGTAAAGGCGACAAAGTAAAATTTGTGGCTACGGGTAAAGAGTACAACGCTGACGAAATTGGTACCCTGCGCCTCGAAAAAGAACCCAAAGACGTCATTGAATGTGGCGACGTAGGGTACCTGATTTCGGGGATTAAAGTAGCCAAAGAGGTAAAAGTGGGGGATACCATTACGCATACCGAAAAACCTTCTAAAGAACCTATTAAAGGCTTTGAAGAAGTAAAACCAATGGTATTTGCGGGATTATACCCCGTCGAAACCAGTGAGTTTGAAGAAATGCGCGAAGCGATGGAAAAACTCCAGCTCAACGACGCTGCCTTAGTATGGGAGCCCGAAACTTCGGCCGCCCTAGGCTTTGGTTTCCGTTGTGGGTTCTTGGGAATGCTCCACATGGAGATTGTTCAAGAGCGTTTGGAGCGTGAGTTTGACATGACGGTTATTACCACCGTTCCTTCTGTGAAATTTAAGGTAGTGACGACCAAAGGAGCGGAATTAGAAGTAAGTGCTCCTTCTGAAATGCCCGAACCAACGTATATTTCCTGGATTGAAGAGCCGTTTATTAAAGCCCAAATCATCACGAAGTCAGAATACATTGGCCCTATTTTGAAGTTGTGTATGGATAAACGAGGGCTGCTAAAAAATCAAAATTACCTGACTGCCGAGCGCGTTGAATTGATTTTTGAGATGCCGTTGGCCGAAGTAGTTTTTGATTTCTTTGATAAATTGAAAACCATTTCTCGCGGTTATGCCTCCCTTGATTATGAGTTGCTCGATTACCGCGAATCAGACATGATTAAGCTGGACGTGATGCTCAACGGCGACGGAGTGGATGCACTTTCGGCCATTGTTCACCGTACGAAGGCTTACGAATGGGGTAAAAAACTGTGCGAAAAACTACGGGAACTGATACCGCGTCAAATGTTTGAAATCGCTATCCAAGCGGCAATTGGTCAGAAAATCATTGCCCGCGAAACGGTAAAAGCGATGCGAAAAGACGTATTGGCAAAATGTTACGGAGGGGATATTTCGCGTAAACGTAAATTGTTGGAAAAACAGAAAAAAGGAAAGAAACGAATGCGCCAAGTAGGCAGCGTAGAAATTCCTCAAGAAGCATTTATGGCGGTGTTGAAGATTAATTAA
- a CDS encoding Uma2 family endonuclease yields the protein MGLPEHCHHYYTIAEYLELERQTGIKYQYDGGEVFAMAGGTTEHSLIGNNVGGELRRALKKRPCSAYNSDLKIAISEEKYRYADASVICGPVEFYDENPEAAKNPVLIVEVLSESSESYDRGEKFKTYRQIASFQEYVLIEQRFPLVEVFYKVDDKRWEYRVYEQLDQTVVFSSIQAEIPMEEIYSGITFESAKSN from the coding sequence ATGGGATTGCCAGAACATTGCCACCACTACTACACAATCGCAGAATACCTCGAACTGGAACGCCAAACAGGCATCAAATACCAGTACGATGGGGGAGAAGTGTTTGCAATGGCAGGAGGAACAACCGAGCACAGCCTTATTGGAAACAATGTCGGAGGTGAGTTACGCCGTGCTTTAAAAAAACGCCCTTGTAGTGCATACAACAGCGATCTCAAGATCGCCATTAGCGAAGAAAAGTACCGCTATGCTGACGCGTCAGTGATTTGTGGGCCTGTGGAGTTTTACGACGAAAATCCTGAGGCCGCTAAAAATCCCGTCCTGATTGTAGAAGTGCTTTCGGAGAGTTCAGAATCCTATGACCGAGGTGAAAAGTTTAAAACCTATCGCCAAATTGCTAGTTTTCAGGAGTATGTGTTGATTGAACAACGATTCCCTTTGGTAGAAGTCTTTTATAAAGTAGATGATAAAAGGTGGGAATACAGAGTCTATGAACAACTCGACCAAACCGTCGTATTTTCATCCATCCAAGCCGAAATTCCAATGGAAGAAATATACAGCGGAATAACCTTTGAATCTGCAAAGTCAAACTAA